The following is a genomic window from Streptomyces chrestomyceticus JCM 4735.
CGAAGGATGCTGTGGTCCGATCCGCCCGACGAGCCTCCCGAGGAGCTGCGCCAGGTGCAGGCGATGCTCCGCCGGATGGGCATCGTGCTGGCCGTGGCCGCGGTGGTGCTGATGGTGATGCTGGTCGGCGGGGCCTGACCGGGCCTTCCGTCCGGACACGGAACGCGGTCAGTGGCGGTCTCCGCGGCGACAGGTCCGGGCACGCGCCTTACGCATTCGGACGAAGAGGACCAGCTCACAGACCCCGCCTGCAACCGCCACCCCCAGTTGGGACATCCTTTACCCCTGAAGGCCGCAATCCGGGCGCCCGTACGGCCGGTCCCGCGCGGCACCGCGCCGTACGGGCATGGGGAGTGGAGAGCGATGAACAGGCCGCTGAGACACATAGCCGTCTTCTGCGGAGTGCTGGTACTGGCGCTGCTGGTACGCGTCACCTGGGTCCAGTTCGTCCAGGCGGACTCGCTGGCCAACGACGACAACAA
Proteins encoded in this region:
- the mmpB gene encoding morphogenic membrane protein MmpB; translated protein: MLWSDPPDEPPEELRQVQAMLRRMGIVLAVAAVVLMVMLVGGA